The following nucleotide sequence is from Devosia salina.
AGCGTTCAATGGGGACCGAGACCTCTACGAAAAACCGGTATCCCGAGGCGGCGACGTCTCTATTACTTAGTTTTACTGAGACGCACGCGCCTCGGGACACGTCCATTGCAGAACCGGAGGCCATGCGCCGGCCGGCACATTGGCGCGTGTGTTCTTTGACATCACGCCTAGTTCTCGATCGGCTGGAACATCTGGTTGAGCTCGCTGACGATCTGGTCGATCGGTGCCACTGAATCGGGCAGCATCTGCGGCGGCTCGGGCGCCACGGCGAGATAGGGCACGCCGCTGGGAAAAGCCCCGAAGCGCTGGAAAAAACTCACCATGTCGTCCAGCACCGGCATGCGCCAGCGCCACATGGCCCCCATGGCCAGAACCGGCTCCATATGGCCAAAGCCGTCATAATATTGCGTCGTCACCCAGACGCCCTGGGCCCGGAGGCGGTTGGCGAAGCTTTCGGTATTCTGCATCCGCACGATGGGGTCGGTCGTGCCCGTCGCCAGATACATGGGCGGGGATTCGGCGGTGATCAGGTTGATCGGCTGCGTCCCTTCGGGGCTGGGTGCCTCGCCGAAGACGTCCCGCACTTCATTATATTCGAACGGATAGAAGTCATAGGGACCCGAGAGCGCCGCCACCCCCAATATGGGCATGGTCACGCCAAATTCGGCGCGGAACGAGGGGTCGAGCGCCTGCATCACCGCATTATAGGCGCCCGCCGAATGCCCGGCCAGAAACAGCCGGTTCGGGTCGCCGCCATAATTGGCGATATTGTCCTGCACCCAGCGCAGCGCCCGCGCTCCATCCTCCAGGAAGTCCGGATAGCGCACGTCGGGATAGAGCCGGTAATCGGCGATGACCGTGACGAAGCCGCGCGACGCCAGGGCCCGGCCGACAAATTCATATTCACCCCGTTCGCCCCGGCTCCAGCCGCCACCATAGATGAAGAACACCACCGGCGCGGCTGTCCCGCGCTGCTCGGGGGCATAGACGTCGAGCTTGTTGCGCGCCCCGTCCCCATAGGCAACGCCGTCGCCGACCTTGGCCGTACCGCCATCCATGGCTGCGGGCAGATTGAACGGATCCATCATCGAGAC
It contains:
- a CDS encoding alpha/beta hydrolase, whose translation is MFAVRSILAALVTLTLILPAPAFAVSMMDPFNLPAAMDGGTAKVGDGVAYGDGARNKLDVYAPEQRGTAAPVVFFIYGGGWSRGERGEYEFVGRALASRGFVTVIADYRLYPDVRYPDFLEDGARALRWVQDNIANYGGDPNRLFLAGHSAGAYNAVMQALDPSFRAEFGVTMPILGVAALSGPYDFYPFEYNEVRDVFGEAPSPEGTQPINLITAESPPMYLATGTTDPIVRMQNTESFANRLRAQGVWVTTQYYDGFGHMEPVLAMGAMWRWRMPVLDDMVSFFQRFGAFPSGVPYLAVAPEPPQMLPDSVAPIDQIVSELNQMFQPIEN